cgtgaatgatattttaataactggtagtgatcAAGAAGACATCTCTTCATTCCTGCATATTCTTAATCAAGAGTTTCCGATTCGGGACCTTGGCAAGACTCATTTTTTCCTTGGCATTGAGTTTCTTCCACATGctgaaggttgtcttctctctcagagcaaatatatCACTGGACTTCTTAAATGAGCTAAAATGGATGACATGCGTCCTATCTTTACACCAATTATTAAAGGAGGTTTTAATgtttcttctttctctccttGAATGGCTCACTCCTAGATCTATCGAAGTATTATTGGTACCCTATAATATGTCACCATTACACGACCTGACATTGCTTTCACAGTTAATCGTGTCTGTCAATTTATGTATTCTCCCACCGAGTACCATTGGGAAagtgttaagagaattcttcgtTATCTTAAAGACACGAttttacatggtcttcttttatatcgtcagttCTTACTAGAGTTAAATGTCtatagtgatgcagattgggtCGAATCTTCTGAAGACAAACGTTCGACTAGTGGAtttgcaatatttcttggacgaaatcttattcTTGGCTTTCaattcaaagaagcaacctacagtCTCTCGTTCTAGAATTGAAGTTGAATATAAAGTTATCGCCAATGCGACATTcgaaattatttggctacaatctcttcttttgaaattatatttttttcactTGATATAGCCAAAATCTGGTGTGATAATATAGGAGCAATTTAACTTGTAGTAAATTcagtctttcatgctcgtaccaagcaCGTGGAGATTGTTTTTCATTTTGTTCATGAACATGTGGTGACTCGACAACTTTTGGTTTCTTACGTCTCTACGTAAGATGAAATTGCTGACATATTTATCAAGTCATTATCTAGATAATGTTTTACAAGTTAGTAATTAAACTCAATGTTCGGGTACTCTAGTTGAGTTTGTGTAATGACATCAAAGAAAATAGTTATGGAAAATAATCTTGAATCATATTTGACATTGTGATCAAATATTAAcagtaaaaaataatattttcatatttattatattcactattatttccattattattatattctctattttctttatttctatcaAGAGTCGTAGCCGATCTCGACAACGGCCCCACCTCCTTGGTTGGAGGAAGGAGGCAGGGAGTACTTGGGCGCAGGCGAACCATCATCGTACAAGTTCGTCATGCTTGCAATCCGTGGGTGGATTAGGATGTGCTCTGCTTCGATTAGAGTTGGTAGGAAATGAAAGGAGAGCCCAGAGGCGATAtaagaaacgaaaggaggttggTTGTGGAGGTGGAGTGAGGGAGCTGGGGAGGAGGTGTATCCAGCGATGAGATGTCCAAGAAGAAGCTGAGCTGAGATATTGACATTACCCGTGGTGGCATGGAGGAGACGACTATTTTGATGTTATTTTCGTCTGCTCGCTTCCATCCGATTTTAAGAGGACAAAAAATTTAGACAAAAGTAACCTACTTATGGCTTGAAAATCTATCCATCCATTATTTTGTTACATATAAACATGAGAAAGGATATCGATTCTTTGTAATCAGTCCTTCTCTTCATTAGCGTTCTCAAGTAAACGGCCATTAGTCACTTAAACCTATCACGTTCAGTCTACTAGTCTAGTTCGATCATCTTATCATAAGAAGGGCTAATTTAATTACAAGAACTACAATCGTCTCCCTACTTTTTTTCAACTTTAACACCTTGTTATTTACGTATTCTCTTCTCTTAAAAAAAGCGACAAAATTAACAAGTTGAATACGACAAAAACAACGGCCAGAGAAGAGAGAGTGGCATTCTCCGACGAGCGACCACCGGAGGTGAGGAGAACCGGGTGCGTAACCGCTGTCTTGTTGCAGCGTCTCAGGTATCGgcctgcggcggcggcggcgacttcGAGCTCCTCGCCCAGACACAGTTCGTGATTACCGGCCAACTTCAGCTTACCGTCGAGGCGGCGGACGAAAACGGCGGAAAAAGGAACGCGGCCACGTAGCCCATTGTTCTCCAGGTTGATCTCCATGGCCGTGCTCTCCATCCGCTGGAATTGCTCCGGGAGCTCCCCTTCGAGTTTGTTATTGTCCAACGCCAGGTAGGTTACTCTTCCCAAGTAGACTCCCATCGATGCCGGAATGTCGCCGACCAGACCGAGCCGCGACATCCCGACGCCCAGGATGCCCcccagcttctcccatatctccGGGATGGCACCGCCGACGGGGTTTCCGCTCAGGTGCATCTCCCGCAGGTTCTCCAGCTCTGCCAGCCATGCTGGCACGCCGCCGGTGAGTCGGTTGCCGCTCAGATCTAGAAGTTCCAGCCGTTTGAGATGACTGAGTTCAGCCGGGATCATGCCAGCTATTCTGTTGGAAGAGATGTCCAGCTTGACCAGCTCCATCAGGCTACCGATCTCGGACGGGATCGCCCCGCCGATGCGGTTCCCACTTAGATCCAACACTTTGAGGAGGGCGAGTCGTCTTATCGAGCGAGGAATCTCGCCTCCGATACTGTTCTGCGAAAGTACTAGCTGCTCCAGGCCGCGGAGATCTCCAACCTCGGGAGGAATTATTGCGGATATCCGCGATCCGGAGATGATGAGGCGGCGCAGGTGAGACAGTCCGGTGATTCTGCCACCGAGACGGCCGCCGAGAGAAGGGTTCCGGTAGAAGGCAATCTCCTCGACGGTGGATGACAGATTCCAGAAATCGAGGGGCAGGATGGCATTCGCCGCGGTGAAGCAGTTGTAGAAGAATACCTTTCGAAGGAAAGGGAACGAGGAGAGGGAGGTCGGGAGAGTTGCGTTCGGGCCGCACGGTGGGTTATTGGAGAAATCAGAGACGTTACCGAAGTTGAGCTCCACGACGTGAGGGGATCCGTCGTCGCCGGCGTCGTTAGAGGATGGAAAAAGATCGCAGACGAGTCCATGGGGGCCGAAGAGGCACAAATCGTCGGGGTAGAGCGAGCGCCAAGGAACAGAAGGGTTGACGGACTCGAGGGCGCGGTAGGCCGCCTCCTGCTCGAGTTCCGGCAAGCGTAGAAGCGGAAGTTCCACTCCATCGCCGGCGACGACGATGCATCGGAGGAAGaaaacaaccagagaaacaaAGCAGCGACCTTCGAAAGCCATGGAAGATGCAGATGAGGCAATGGCGGTGGCTTCTCACTTTTATAGCTAAACCCGAAGGAAGTTATTTCACGATAAAACCCCTAAAAATTTATACAATAACCGGAAATGAAtaattgtttcattttcttaataTTGTCTAAATTACTTTAATAttcattaaaattattctaattttattaaaatgtattttttcaaaaaggCAAAGTCATTACTTGTACTTTGAGGGCTTTACTGTCTTTTCGAATGGGAAGCCCAATGAGAATGTTCCGCGGACGCCGCCGATGTCTCGAGTTTCGTGCGACGAGCTCCCTCAAAGTTCTCAATGAAAGTGGCCGTCCTCCCTGATTAGGCGAGGAAGCGATGCGGTGCCGACGGGGCCAGCCGCTTTGCAGTGTTTGTAGTGTGGGCTAGACTGGTGGGTGAGTCGGGCCACGCGGCGGTGGAGAGGAGGCATAGGCTGGCGGCAGCCGCCGACAGCTGTGGGGCAGAGTGGGGCAGCGGCGGCCGGGGCGGCCGGGGGTTCGGGTTGCGCGCCGGAAACGAGGGGCCCGGTGAGGATAAGTGAAGATTTACTATTTTTCTGCCATCGCATTGCTCGGGCATGCTTATAAATTACTGGAatggaataaaataaataaatatagagtTTATATTTACTAGTTTGTTTCTGTAATTCCTTTTGCATACTCATTACAATTTGTTCTCCAAAATGTCATTGTAactccaaatttaaaaaaaatatgtttaaaattattgatgaacattgattttttttttttcagttcccCAACATTTTTCTGTTTCAGCATGTTAAAGAATATATCAATCATCGAACtctaaataatttagaaaaacaCTGAATATTATTTCGCAGGACAGAGGAGAAGGAGCTTTACTCCTCAATAAAACACCTGTCCCAGCATCATTATGCAGTGCTGACCCAGATGGGCCCCACAAAGGCATTCGGCGGTCCCCACTCGATGATGCGGAGCAGCGGTGCTGCAGGCGGTCTCCCTGGCCATCTCCTCCACCGGGTCACGGCCAGTACAGGAACACTGAAACGCGGCCAAGTCCAGCTGGATGGCCCCATCCCTGTTGCTGACGTCATCACCTGCTCGTGGGTCCATGGTGACCTGGCATTTGCTGAGCTGGATTTATATAGACACACAATTTACAAGTAAATACGATGTCAAATTGTTAGTTAAGAGGTGGATGGTGGAGGGATTAATGTTATAAAAGGACGTACTGTaggaataattaattaaatattattgtaatttttttttttgctatataTTAAAAGATGAACTTGTCACCCATCTGTGTATGTatatattgtattttatttcttatttttctataattaaaataatattattcctTCGTGCGAAATATTTATTGTTCTTTTTCATACTTCACAAATTATTAttgaataaataatattattcttTTCTttacaataaaaattcaaaacttaattttatttcTTGCAAAATTGGAGATCTCCCCTAATACTCCTCTTCTTTGTCGTAGTGATATGTCATACGCACTTAAATGGATTATAAACCCTTTCGACATGAATAATTAGTCATCTAATTACTAAACATCGTAGTTTTACTAATTTCAACCACCACAATTGTAAGATGAagcataaaattttttaaaatgaagtaATTAATTATTAACCCCTTTCTTAGCTAGCATAATTAGTAAATGGTTAAAagcttatttaaatatttttgtgtgtggaaaaaaaaatacaaggtcTAATATTTACATTAATTGTCGGGACCCAATGGAGGAACTAGACATGACCAATGAATTGAATTATTGACtctaagaaacaaaaacatataaTTTTTACGAAGATGTTTTTCTAATCCAAATATTTCGAATATTTTTGCTCTACTGATTCACGAGTTCATTATCCACTTGCCTTGATTCGTGACCATCTAATGATATTGACGCAAATAGGGATTTTGGAATGCAAAACGTATATgttttcaataaaaatatatatgtagCGAGAGTGAAATGATTTACTTGAAAATTTGTATGGATCCCAATAGATCCTTTATGTGCACGATATAATCATAGATAAAaaatgttctttagaagttattTTTTAGATGAACACAAATCACATagtaaaccttacaagatttatttttattagtATTCACGTTGAGATATCTTTAAGATGACTTCATAATTAAGCCACAAGTTACATCTTTGCTTGGTACTAGCCAAGTAGAAAAGAGAGCACAATAAGAGAAAGAGGGAGTCGTCGGCACAAAGATGAAATTAGCGACAACAGGAGAAGACGACCAAACCTTTTGGAGGCACAAGAGTGAACAGGCCAACAAGAATTGGGTGGCCACAAGGGAAGGCCAGCCAACAAATTGGGCAGCCAAAGTAGAGCCGACTATGGCACAAGGTTGGGCGGCACCTAGAGCCGTCAAACGGATCAACCCGTGACAGGGCGGGCCAACCCACCAAAAACCCAACATTTGGCGAGGCGGGGCGGGCCGACCCACCATCCCGGCGGACTACAAAATCTTCAACCCAACCCAATTCAAGGCGGGCTAACCCGCGggcctgtaaaaaaaaaaaaactaatcaataTGAAAAATCATCATTGATAAGTGATAATTATTCTCATCCAACACTGTTTATTTCATTACAAAATTGCAGTGGTTATTTGAAAACTCCAAAATCCAAATCCAGAAGACTAAAAATACAAAATTTCATATTCCATGGTTTAGACTACAAttctacaaattctaaattctaatgcTGACTCCAAATTCCAATCCAAAACGTAACAGCATTACATAACAAATCAGCAAGTAAGCACTACTGcc
This window of the Zingiber officinale cultivar Zhangliang chromosome 3B, Zo_v1.1, whole genome shotgun sequence genome carries:
- the LOC122056085 gene encoding piriformospora indica-insensitive protein 2-like, translated to MAFEGRCFVSLVVFFLRCIVVAGDGVELPLLRLPELEQEAAYRALESVNPSVPWRSLYPDDLCLFGPHGLVCDLFPSSNDAGDDGSPHVVELNFGNVSDFSNNPPCGPNATLPTSLSSFPFLRKVFFYNCFTAANAILPLDFWNLSSTVEEIAFYRNPSLGGRLGGRITGLSHLRRLIISGSRISAIIPPEVGDLRGLEQLVLSQNSIGGEIPRSIRRLALLKVLDLSGNRIGGAIPSEIGSLMELVKLDISSNRIAGMIPAELSHLKRLELLDLSGNRLTGGVPAWLAELENLREMHLSGNPVGGAIPEIWEKLGGILGVGMSRLGLVGDIPASMGVYLGRVTYLALDNNKLEGELPEQFQRMESTAMEINLENNGLRGRVPFSAVFVRRLDGKLKLAGNHELCLGEELEVAAAAAGRYLRRCNKTAVTHPVLLTSGGRSSENATLSSLAVVFVVFNLLILSLFLREENT